In Novipirellula caenicola, one genomic interval encodes:
- a CDS encoding GNAT family N-acetyltransferase translates to MFNVDRPKIIVRTERDATSDASQQTRVWLRDHNWRTNHDFMKALSSLERDSTPLCLAAFLEDTQVGGLIATTHLRWLKISIMSVHPESQRIGIGSRLLQTAESIARARGCCYAYVDAMANQSPDFYPSCGYTTAGIIPDWDSHGHAKYIYYKKLPDPGSA, encoded by the coding sequence ATGTTTAACGTCGACCGCCCCAAGATTATCGTCCGCACCGAGCGTGACGCAACGTCGGACGCGTCACAACAAACTCGCGTTTGGCTTCGCGATCACAACTGGAGGACGAATCATGACTTCATGAAAGCGTTGTCATCGCTCGAGCGTGACTCTACCCCCTTATGTCTGGCTGCGTTTCTTGAGGACACGCAGGTCGGTGGGCTGATTGCGACGACGCACCTTCGTTGGCTTAAGATCTCGATCATGTCCGTTCACCCCGAATCGCAGCGGATCGGCATCGGTTCTCGTTTGCTGCAGACGGCCGAGTCGATTGCGCGGGCACGCGGATGTTGCTACGCGTACGTTGACGCAATGGCAAACCAATCGCCGGATTTCTATCCATCATGTGGTTACACAACCGCCGGGATCATTCCGGATTGGGATTCCCACGGGCACGCAAAATACATCTACTACAAAAAGCTGCCTGATCCTGGATCGGCGTGA
- a CDS encoding shikimate kinase — translation MTTHLYLTGYRGTGKTSVATRLADSLGCAVVDLDVRIQSHAGCSIREIFANGGEQAFRDIESEILDVVATESPSVVALGGGAILRKSNREKIRSSGHCIWLVANAETLAARIAADEGTAANRPALTPLSQLDEIRELLTTRHPFYDEVANAQINTEGKSLEQVSEEAIALCRQNNWC, via the coding sequence TTGACAACCCATCTGTATTTGACTGGCTATCGAGGCACGGGGAAAACGTCCGTGGCGACACGGTTGGCTGACTCGCTCGGTTGTGCGGTCGTGGATCTGGACGTACGCATCCAAAGTCACGCGGGCTGCAGTATCCGCGAAATCTTTGCCAATGGCGGCGAACAAGCTTTCCGAGACATCGAATCCGAGATATTGGACGTCGTCGCAACGGAATCGCCATCCGTCGTGGCACTTGGCGGCGGAGCGATTTTGCGAAAATCCAATCGTGAAAAGATCCGAAGCAGCGGCCACTGCATTTGGTTGGTCGCAAACGCAGAGACGCTCGCAGCGCGAATCGCTGCAGACGAGGGGACCGCCGCCAACCGGCCCGCGCTTACCCCATTGAGCCAGCTGGACGAGATCCGCGAACTGCTGACCACCCGTCATCCGTTTTACGATGAGGTGGCCAATGCCCAGATCAACACGGAGGGTAAATCGCTCGAGCAGGTCAGCGAGGAAGCGATCGCCCTTTGCCGCCAAAATAATTGGTGCTAA
- a CDS encoding transglutaminase-like domain-containing protein, whose product MFSRHQWTIVVLFLTLGVFVANTFNSWTTLIVITVVASAAAWIQRWLEHHYRAADGSLKRSWWRSRPFALFTGLLCLTTVFVAHMLPYMTMKSVNPFGMGADLLSHTALAWIAFLWVMRRADGHGLMLVLGLIVVLMSVAAGGVTKSNAGQTTIGFCVCLGYAIASQNILGRGAFWKTSSSSRSTSTTRPWNTPALKTGPAGNRNRTAIALSALTLTAIVIVTGAIAQATSATLPQVQSKIQSTLKNTLDTTFNNMAVSGTRYVYGSTIGSIRNNKVASPDEVALCVFSSNSPGYLRGTAFDYYENRHWHIATPHVIDEYAYQTSLMNHSVESSGPGTTALKSSRMANLQRFYLTSDANEDSSTEPVQTIEVRNIPFKGTTVFMPLGSRWMEAKSGSLVVNHHGLVDHGVDVRHPYIIATASQPPKDELDLVRLQMLTHIPRRLRGVLKPLAYEICGDETDVRKKADRVVQFFVNNFDYSLSPTIPPNRVDPLLYFFETRHAAHCEYFASGTVALLRAQGIPARYVTGYVVDELEPDKAFWLARNRDAHAWAEAYDAKTQTWFPVESTPGHRYSTLNVDPTQNQSSSPTWSPQLTDTTIADSVLSSINAFIVAIRANNPLLAIFRIVQGPMFLILSVIVWRRSRRVQLNLIDPMDRISHKMLRKMDRRLKRLSMIRHTHETMHQFADRIESIEPTASKRSREWIETTANWYREFAQARYQGKPPGPVPKF is encoded by the coding sequence ATGTTTTCGCGTCATCAGTGGACGATTGTCGTATTGTTTTTGACGCTGGGCGTTTTTGTGGCGAACACGTTCAATAGCTGGACGACGCTGATCGTAATCACGGTCGTTGCATCGGCGGCGGCGTGGATCCAGCGTTGGTTGGAACACCACTACCGCGCCGCGGATGGCTCGCTAAAGCGGTCGTGGTGGCGATCACGTCCTTTCGCTCTCTTCACTGGACTTCTTTGTTTGACGACGGTTTTTGTCGCTCACATGTTGCCCTACATGACAATGAAATCGGTCAATCCGTTCGGGATGGGGGCCGATTTGTTGTCGCATACCGCGTTGGCATGGATCGCATTTCTGTGGGTGATGCGTCGAGCTGACGGCCATGGTTTGATGTTAGTGTTGGGGTTGATCGTCGTTTTGATGAGCGTGGCGGCCGGGGGTGTTACCAAGAGTAACGCGGGACAGACCACGATCGGATTTTGTGTTTGTCTCGGTTACGCGATTGCATCGCAAAACATTTTAGGTCGCGGGGCATTTTGGAAGACATCATCGTCGTCGCGATCGACGTCAACAACACGCCCGTGGAACACCCCCGCCCTGAAAACGGGGCCCGCAGGAAATCGCAATCGCACCGCCATTGCGCTGTCAGCATTGACGCTAACCGCGATCGTGATTGTCACCGGCGCGATTGCCCAGGCGACGAGCGCGACGCTGCCACAGGTACAATCGAAAATTCAATCAACGCTAAAAAACACCCTTGATACCACGTTTAACAACATGGCGGTTTCAGGAACCCGCTATGTCTATGGATCTACGATTGGATCGATACGCAATAACAAGGTAGCCAGCCCCGACGAAGTCGCCTTGTGTGTTTTCTCGAGCAATTCACCTGGATACTTGCGAGGCACGGCATTCGATTACTACGAGAACCGGCATTGGCACATCGCCACCCCGCACGTCATTGACGAATATGCCTACCAAACCTCGCTGATGAACCACAGCGTGGAATCATCCGGGCCGGGGACCACGGCCCTAAAAAGCAGCCGCATGGCAAATCTGCAACGATTTTATTTAACGAGCGACGCCAACGAAGACTCAAGCACTGAACCGGTGCAAACGATCGAAGTGCGAAACATCCCCTTCAAAGGCACCACCGTCTTCATGCCGCTTGGCAGCCGTTGGATGGAAGCCAAAAGTGGCAGCTTGGTCGTAAACCATCACGGATTGGTCGATCATGGCGTGGATGTGCGACACCCTTACATCATCGCGACCGCGTCGCAGCCACCCAAAGACGAATTGGATCTGGTTCGATTGCAAATGCTGACGCATATCCCGAGGCGATTGCGTGGCGTTCTAAAGCCGCTGGCGTACGAAATTTGTGGCGATGAAACGGACGTACGGAAAAAGGCCGACCGCGTGGTTCAGTTCTTTGTGAACAATTTCGACTACTCACTCAGCCCAACCATTCCTCCGAATCGCGTCGATCCGTTGCTCTATTTTTTCGAGACGCGGCATGCAGCGCATTGCGAGTACTTTGCATCAGGCACGGTCGCGTTGTTGCGAGCCCAGGGGATTCCGGCACGGTATGTGACGGGATATGTCGTGGATGAATTGGAACCGGACAAAGCGTTTTGGCTCGCCCGCAACCGCGATGCGCACGCTTGGGCGGAAGCCTACGATGCGAAAACGCAAACGTGGTTCCCTGTCGAATCCACGCCCGGGCATCGTTATTCGACGCTGAATGTCGATCCAACTCAAAACCAATCGTCCTCACCGACTTGGTCACCCCAACTGACGGACACAACAATCGCGGACTCGGTTTTGTCTTCGATCAATGCGTTCATCGTAGCAATTCGGGCGAACAATCCACTGTTGGCAATTTTCCGCATCGTGCAAGGCCCGATGTTTCTGATCCTATCCGTGATTGTGTGGCGACGATCACGCCGTGTCCAACTGAACTTGATCGATCCAATGGATCGTATCAGCCACAAAATGCTCCGCAAAATGGATCGACGCTTGAAACGATTGTCGATGATTCGTCACACGCATGAAACGATGCACCAATTTGCCGATCGCATCGAATCAATCGAGCCGACCGCGAGCAAGCGAAGTCGCGAGTGGATCGAAACGACCGCCAATTGGTACCGCGAGTTCGCTCAGGCACGTTACCAAGGCAAACCTCCGGGCCCAGTACCTAAGTTCTAG
- a CDS encoding secretin N-terminal domain-containing protein yields MRRWILSTLTLGMTLVPCTNFAFAQDASGPALRKLSVPAAQSRSIATKLSLIYRDVPGVQISPDAKNNQLVVMAPESAQRKIAEDVQSLMNSEAVLQASATGPVHVQLKNVTWREFEDDLKRLAGLPLPITTTRNGERASFQLSAAPLQGTTVEVDRRRNLVTVMAAQQNQKGWQKVINTLDVPSFDQSKVTELMRLENAEPAPIQRAIRLLGELDARRVKPITAENAFQNAVFQQDAAPATPAPDAGPATANGDADSDDQGGSGVIGDTQIQFVPELGTIIIRGAKRDVERVMEVIKEIEKQSDLTRPDIEVVNLRHADSNAVATLLKQLYDDVLSARQGEVSITALDSPNALLLIGRAEAINGVRDLIAKVDIPVDDSSRLRIFRLQHASASDAEETIRNFFVDRPGVGDDLRPGVGPRVRVLADYRTNSLIVSGAPRDMEEVTRLINDLDVQQVSAQSEIKIFPLSNAVAEDLAPVIQSAINGESEAGGDTGVTTPSTSLSIVAVDGDGDQIFDSGILAGAVITADPGANSIVVRAPAASMPLIGELIRQLDKAPGIDSLVKVFTIENGDAVQLTTALTQLFGDDAASSGTSIGAGNLGGLPTTTAGGDSSLVPLRFSTDLRTNSIIASGSAEDLEVVESILLRLDGAGFAERITEVIWLRHQASDTVAAAIQQYVQQRTTGVNTIQQFQQGGLSPYDLPDRDLIVVSEPITNSLLLSVSPRLYEDVRGLIDKLDRRPPMVLIKVLLAEVSLDDIFEVGGEIGLQDSLMFDRGIASDAFPASTPGFNYNGNGTPNLASFGKESLAGRGLTSFGVGTTNGNLNYGGFVLSAASESVSLLLRTLQDARRLQILSRPQVMTMDNTEALVQVGRTIAQVTGVIQNGISGNQVVTEPLQVGLIMQVRPRVGADGLIIMDIDATRSDRDASNGTQVPTGDGSVLIQDILVTTAQSTVAAYSGQTVIFGGLIQKTRSNFSRRVPYLADIPLLGYFFKYDQEFERRSEMLVIMTPMLVTGEEDLDYVKATESSRMSWCLADVVEMHGDVGLSGGYGLWGPATGGTIYPDLQPTVDQFHQGELLNGETYCPPGAVNESSVIISDQPTMIDAGASQQDSPVIYESSTVPEHAMPRAIPQTRSNPVPPQDGSGGAAAQGAMRPRPAQPLTRSGNEGEVQWQSPPNMDGPRQMGNSRPPISGPAMNPYSQAVNESGANQVSWMQTANAGKTIDYAAASSDRPQRLGVVDPNPSQVPTATQPVQTVPSISPQTWIR; encoded by the coding sequence ATGCGGCGATGGATCCTCAGCACCCTGACTCTTGGAATGACATTGGTGCCGTGTACCAATTTTGCATTCGCGCAAGATGCATCAGGTCCCGCACTTCGTAAACTTTCGGTTCCCGCAGCCCAATCTCGCTCGATCGCGACCAAGCTCAGCTTGATCTATCGTGATGTTCCGGGTGTGCAAATTTCGCCCGATGCGAAGAACAACCAATTGGTGGTCATGGCCCCCGAATCGGCTCAACGCAAGATTGCCGAGGATGTTCAGTCGCTAATGAACTCCGAAGCGGTGTTGCAAGCTTCAGCGACAGGGCCCGTTCACGTGCAGCTCAAGAATGTGACTTGGCGCGAGTTCGAAGACGATCTGAAGCGACTCGCCGGGCTTCCGCTGCCGATCACGACGACCCGTAACGGCGAACGTGCGTCGTTTCAGCTCAGCGCGGCTCCGCTACAGGGCACCACGGTCGAGGTTGATCGTCGTCGCAACCTAGTGACCGTGATGGCTGCCCAACAAAACCAAAAAGGGTGGCAGAAAGTCATCAACACGTTGGACGTTCCGTCGTTCGATCAGTCCAAGGTGACCGAGTTGATGCGGCTCGAAAACGCCGAGCCGGCTCCGATTCAGCGGGCCATCCGTCTGCTAGGCGAATTGGATGCTCGCCGCGTCAAGCCCATCACCGCCGAAAACGCTTTCCAAAACGCGGTCTTTCAACAGGACGCTGCCCCAGCAACGCCCGCACCGGACGCGGGGCCGGCAACGGCAAACGGCGACGCTGACTCCGATGATCAAGGCGGATCGGGCGTCATCGGAGATACCCAAATTCAATTTGTCCCCGAACTCGGCACGATCATCATTCGCGGAGCCAAACGCGACGTCGAACGAGTGATGGAAGTCATCAAGGAAATCGAAAAGCAAAGCGATCTGACGCGCCCCGACATCGAGGTGGTCAATCTACGGCATGCCGATAGCAATGCGGTCGCGACGCTGCTGAAGCAATTGTACGATGATGTGCTCTCCGCACGACAAGGCGAGGTTAGCATCACCGCACTTGATTCGCCCAATGCGTTGCTGCTGATCGGTCGCGCCGAAGCGATCAATGGTGTACGTGATTTGATCGCCAAAGTCGACATTCCCGTCGATGATTCAAGCCGATTGCGGATCTTTCGTCTGCAACACGCTTCAGCATCGGACGCCGAAGAAACCATTCGCAACTTCTTTGTCGATCGACCCGGTGTGGGCGACGATCTGCGTCCCGGCGTTGGACCGCGGGTCCGCGTGTTGGCCGATTATCGCACCAATTCGTTGATCGTCAGCGGGGCACCGCGAGACATGGAAGAGGTCACGCGGTTGATCAATGACTTGGACGTGCAACAAGTCTCGGCTCAAAGCGAGATCAAGATCTTCCCACTGAGCAATGCAGTCGCTGAAGATTTGGCTCCGGTCATCCAATCAGCGATCAATGGTGAAAGCGAAGCCGGAGGCGACACCGGTGTGACCACGCCGTCGACCTCGTTGTCGATCGTTGCCGTCGACGGCGACGGAGATCAAATCTTTGATTCGGGCATCCTAGCCGGTGCCGTGATCACGGCGGATCCTGGAGCCAACTCGATTGTCGTTCGCGCTCCGGCGGCCAGCATGCCACTGATTGGCGAGTTGATTCGCCAGCTTGATAAAGCACCCGGCATCGACTCGCTCGTCAAAGTGTTCACGATCGAAAATGGTGACGCGGTGCAGTTGACCACGGCGTTGACACAGCTGTTCGGCGACGATGCTGCGTCCAGTGGAACCAGCATCGGTGCGGGCAACCTCGGTGGATTGCCGACCACGACCGCTGGTGGCGATAGTTCGCTCGTGCCATTGCGATTTAGTACTGACCTGCGGACCAACAGCATCATCGCTAGCGGTTCGGCCGAAGACCTCGAGGTCGTCGAGAGCATTTTGCTGCGTCTGGACGGTGCAGGGTTCGCCGAACGCATCACCGAAGTCATTTGGCTGCGTCACCAGGCCAGCGATACGGTCGCAGCCGCGATCCAACAATACGTCCAACAAAGGACGACCGGAGTGAACACGATCCAGCAGTTTCAACAGGGCGGACTTAGCCCGTATGACCTGCCCGATCGCGATCTCATCGTCGTATCCGAGCCGATCACCAACAGCCTGCTGCTGAGTGTTTCACCGCGGCTGTATGAGGACGTCCGCGGGTTGATCGACAAGCTTGACCGGCGGCCGCCAATGGTACTGATCAAAGTGCTGCTTGCCGAAGTGAGCCTTGACGACATCTTCGAAGTCGGTGGCGAAATTGGTCTGCAAGACTCGTTGATGTTTGACCGAGGCATCGCATCGGATGCATTCCCTGCGTCAACACCTGGATTCAACTATAACGGCAACGGCACGCCAAACCTCGCCTCGTTCGGTAAAGAGAGCTTGGCCGGACGTGGCTTGACCAGCTTCGGCGTGGGGACCACCAATGGCAATCTTAACTACGGTGGTTTCGTCCTGAGTGCGGCAAGCGAGTCGGTCAGCCTGTTGTTGCGAACGTTGCAAGACGCACGTCGACTGCAGATCCTTAGCCGTCCGCAAGTCATGACGATGGACAACACCGAAGCCCTTGTCCAGGTCGGCCGTACGATCGCGCAAGTGACCGGAGTGATCCAAAATGGGATTTCCGGCAACCAGGTTGTCACGGAACCATTGCAGGTTGGTTTGATCATGCAAGTTCGTCCTCGCGTAGGTGCGGATGGTTTGATCATCATGGACATCGATGCCACACGGTCGGACCGTGACGCATCCAACGGAACCCAAGTTCCTACGGGCGACGGCTCGGTGTTGATCCAGGATATCTTGGTGACGACCGCGCAATCGACTGTCGCAGCCTACAGTGGCCAAACCGTGATTTTCGGCGGATTGATCCAGAAAACACGTAGCAACTTTAGCCGCCGCGTTCCTTATCTTGCTGACATCCCTTTGTTGGGCTACTTCTTCAAGTATGACCAAGAATTCGAGCGTCGCTCGGAGATGTTGGTGATCATGACCCCAATGTTGGTGACTGGCGAAGAGGACTTGGACTACGTCAAGGCAACCGAGTCGAGCCGCATGAGTTGGTGTTTGGCCGATGTGGTTGAAATGCACGGCGACGTGGGATTGAGCGGCGGTTATGGATTGTGGGGACCAGCGACAGGCGGCACGATCTATCCGGACTTGCAGCCCACCGTGGACCAGTTCCATCAAGGCGAGCTGCTCAACGGCGAAACGTATTGTCCGCCTGGTGCGGTCAATGAGTCCTCGGTGATCATTTCGGATCAACCGACCATGATTGACGCGGGAGCGTCGCAACAGGATTCGCCGGTGATTTACGAGTCGTCGACCGTGCCAGAGCATGCGATGCCGCGAGCCATTCCGCAAACTCGCAGCAACCCAGTGCCACCGCAAGATGGCTCCGGTGGTGCGGCTGCTCAAGGAGCGATGCGACCTCGGCCGGCACAACCGTTGACTCGCAGCGGCAACGAAGGAGAGGTTCAGTGGCAATCACCGCCGAACATGGATGGGCCCCGTCAAATGGGTAACAGTCGTCCGCCGATCAGTGGTCCCGCGATGAACCCCTACTCGCAAGCGGTAAATGAGTCCGGTGCGAACCAAGTCAGTTGGATGCAAACGGCAAACGCCGGAAAAACGATTGACTATGCCGCCGCATCAAGCGACCGTCCTCAGCGACTAGGCGTGGTCGATCCCAATCCTTCGCAAGTTCCCACCGCGACCCAGCCGGTGCAAACGGTTCCCAGTATTTCCCCGCAAACATGGATTCGATAA
- a CDS encoding flagellar protein FliS — MSYSPSQPASNFQPSGYKQSRRSTDGYLESSIQHATPARLRLMLLERSVEVARVLANAWRTQPEKKGCNEYSLKLLDLLTELLSGITGNEEVCVQVADLYVFLSKHLLLAEQSSDADAIDELRQVLEVEADTWRMVCANETLAKVSGGASTGAPAVAPVATDTPISGGLNLQG; from the coding sequence ATGTCCTATTCCCCTTCGCAGCCCGCATCGAATTTCCAACCAAGCGGCTACAAGCAATCGCGGCGATCCACGGATGGCTATCTCGAATCGAGCATCCAACATGCGACGCCAGCTCGTTTGCGTTTGATGCTGCTAGAGCGGTCGGTCGAGGTCGCTCGCGTGCTTGCCAATGCGTGGCGGACACAACCCGAAAAAAAGGGCTGCAACGAATACTCGCTGAAACTATTGGATTTGCTGACCGAGTTGTTGTCCGGTATCACGGGCAACGAAGAGGTTTGCGTTCAAGTCGCGGATCTATACGTTTTCCTTTCAAAACACCTGCTGCTTGCCGAGCAATCCAGCGATGCCGACGCGATCGACGAACTGCGTCAGGTCTTGGAAGTCGAAGCAGATACGTGGCGAATGGTTTGTGCAAACGAGACGCTAGCAAAAGTGTCAGGCGGCGCTTCGACTGGCGCTCCGGCCGTGGCTCCGGTCGCCACCGACACGCCAATTTCGGGTGGACTCAACCTGCAAGGCTAG